AAATTCGGTCTTCTCTTCAGCAGCCTCGCCACCGCCAGCGCCAGCAGCGCCAGGAGCGGCCATCACCACACCAGCAGATGCGGCAGCGGACACACCGAAAGCTTCCTCGATCTGCTTGACGAGCTCGGAAGCCTCAAGCAGCGAGAGAGTTTTCAGTGATTCGAGAATTTCGTCGGTTTTTGCAGACATGGTTGGGAATCAGCAACAGATCAGAGAAACAGTCGAGTCGAAGACGATCAGCCTTCGCCGGATTCGGCGTGCTGCTTGAGCGCTCGAGCAAGGCCGGAGGGAACCTCGTTGATACCGACAGCCACCTTGGTGGCAACGGCATTGATGGCACCGGCGATCTGCGCCATGAGTGCTTCCTTGGAGGGAAGATCACCAATGGCCTTGATCTCGTCCTGAGACAGGAGCTGGCCTTCGAAAAGACCGCCCTTGGTTTCAGACTTTTTGGTGTCCTTCTGGAAAGCCTGAACGGCTTTCACTGCACCGCCCACATCCCCTTTGACAAGGATGAAAGCGTTGGTGCCGGTGAGAAGGGAATCAAGGTTTGACCAAGCACTGTCACCATCAATCGCACGACGCA
The sequence above is a segment of the Synechococcus sp. PROS-7-1 genome. Coding sequences within it:
- the rplJ gene encoding 50S ribosomal protein L10 gives rise to the protein MGRTLESKQQIVEELKQLLGEAEMALVLDYQGLSIKEMSDLRTRLQAANGVCKVTKNTLMRRAIDGDSAWSNLDSLLTGTNAFILVKGDVGGAVKAVQAFQKDTKKSETKGGLFEGQLLSQDEIKAIGDLPSKEALMAQIAGAINAVATKVAVGINEVPSGLARALKQHAESGEG